From Glycine max cultivar Williams 82 chromosome 11, Glycine_max_v4.0, whole genome shotgun sequence, the proteins below share one genomic window:
- the LOC100795127 gene encoding protein DETOXIFICATION 49 — protein MCQLSSSPSTLCDSNEGHPNMPTTKIHEEPAHMLPLLIPKPPTTLFEQGQNNHQTKTHFSLALNEVKCIANIALPMVLTGLLLYSRSVISMLFLGRVGELALAGGSLAIGFANITGYSILSGLAMGMEPICGQAFGAKRFKLLGLAMQRTIVLLLLTSVLISFLWLNMKKLLILCGQQEDIATEAQSFILFSIPDLVAQSLLHPLRIYLRSQSITLPLTYTASLSILLHVPINYFLVSVLKLGIKGIALGAVWTNFNLVVSLILYIWVSGVYKKTWPGVSLKGILSGWKSLLNLAIPSCISVCLEWWWYEIMILLCGLLINPQATVASMGVLIQTTALIYIFPSSLSFAVSTRVGNELGAENPKKAKVAALVGLCISYGLGFSALFFAVSVRQAWASMFTRDAEIIALTSMVLPIIGLCELGNCPQTTVCGVLRGTARPKLGANINLGCFYLVGMPVAVRLSFFAGFDFKGLWLGLLAAQASCMFTMLIVLARTNWEGQVQRAKELTSSSEEQDQNCFFSSCATKEYCSDSLLV, from the coding sequence ATGTGCCAGTTATCGTCATCTCCCTCCACTTTGTGTGATAGCAATGAGGGCCATCCAAACATGCCCACAACCAAAATTCATGAGGAGCCAGCTCACATGCTCCCCCTTTTGATCCCCAAACCCCCAACAACATTATTCGAACAAGGCCAAAATAACCATCAAACTAAAACCCATTTTTCCCTCGCTCTCAACGAAGTCAAATGCATAGCCAACATAGCATTACCCATGGTGCTAACCGGGTTATTACTCTATTCTCGCTCCGTAATCTCCATGCTCTTCCTCGGTCGTGTGGGTGAGCTTGCCTTAGCTGGTGGCTCTCTCGCCATTGGATTCGCCAACATCACGGGCTATTCTATTCTCTCGGGCCTCGCCATGGGCATGGAGCCCATTTGCGGCCAGGCTTTTGGGGCCAAAAGGTTCAAACTTTTGGGTCTCGCTATGCAGAGGACAATCGTCTTGCTTCTTCTAACTTCAGTTTTGATTTCATTCTTGTGGCTCAACATGAAGAAATTATTGATCCTATGTGGCCAACAAGAAGACATCGCCACCGAAGCTCAATCTTTCATACTATTTTCTATTCCCGATCTTGTAGCACAATCATTGCTACACCCTTTGAGAATCTACTTACGAAGTCAATCTATAACCCTACCTCTCACATACACCGCATCTCTGTCTATTCTCCTTCACGTACCCATCAACTACTTTCTCGTCTCTGTGCTTAAGCTTGGAATCAAAGGCATTGCCTTAGGCGCTGTTTGGACGAATTTTAACCTCGTTGTTTCGTTGATTCTCTACATATGGGTCTCCGGCGTATACAAAAAAACATGGCCAGGTGTTTCGTTGAAGGGCATCTTGAGCGGTTGGAAATCGCTTTTGAATTTGGCAATTCCAAGTTGCATTTCCGTATGCCTCGAGTGGTGGTGGtacgaaatcatgattttacTTTGCGGGTTATTGATTAATCCCCAAGCAACGGTTGCATCAATGGGGGTTCTGATACAAACCACTGCTCTGATATACATTTTCCCATCTTCCCTGAGCTTTGCGGTTTCCACACGTGTCGGAAATGAACTGGGTGCGGAGAATCCCAAAAAGGCAAAAGTCGCAGCACTGGTGGGGTTATGTATCAGTTACGGTTTGGGTTTCTCGGCATTATTTTTCGCCGTTTCGGTGAGGCAAGCGTGGGCTTCGATGTTCACACGTGACGCGGAGATCATTGCTTTGACGTCGATGGTGTTGCCCATCATTGGGCTCTGCGAATTGGGAAACTGTCCGCAAACAACGGTTTGTGGCGTTTTGAGGGGAACCGCGAGGCCCAAGTTGGGAGCGAATATAAATTTGGGTTGCTTCTATCTAGTGGGAATGCCCGTTGCGGTGAGGTTGAGTTTCTTTGCCGGCTTTGATTTCAAAGGCTTGTGGCTTGGTTTATTGGCCGCCCAAGCCTCTTGTATGTTCACCATGTTAATTGTGTTGGCTCGCACCAATTGGGAGGGCCAAGTTCAAAGAGCCAAAGAACTCACATCATCGTCTGAGGAACAAGATCAGAATTGCTTCTTCAGTTCCTGCGCTACCAAGGAATATTGCTCTGATTCATTATTAGTTTGA